A genomic region of bacterium contains the following coding sequences:
- a CDS encoding ABC transporter ATP-binding protein — protein sequence MILSGEGLFRHFLLKDGRAKRRKLTAVDDVSFSVREGETFAVVGESGSGKTTLAMLMTRLLDPDGGTVCFEGRDVFSLDRKELLAFRRSVQMIFQDPFASLDPRMRVGSIIAEGMRIHRLCTRAQRARCVGALLEQVGLSPDAANKFPHEFSGGQRQRIGIARALAVEPRLIVADEPVSALDVSVQGKVLNLLMRLKSTRHLTFVIIAHDLRMVGQTADTVAVMYLGSILELAPARDLFSEPLHPYTKLLLASVPVIQRRPPVVSAAVTANDKPRVGGCKFRERCAEALPLCETAKPQLKDVGGGRLVACHLY from the coding sequence ATGATTCTGAGTGGTGAGGGTCTCTTCAGGCATTTCTTGCTCAAGGATGGGCGGGCCAAGAGGCGGAAGCTAACTGCTGTGGATGACGTGTCATTCTCGGTTCGGGAGGGGGAGACGTTTGCGGTGGTGGGCGAGTCGGGCTCCGGCAAGACGACTCTGGCGATGCTTATGACCCGGCTGCTTGACCCAGACGGGGGCACGGTGTGCTTCGAGGGCCGGGATGTCTTCTCCCTCGACAGGAAAGAGCTCTTAGCCTTCAGACGGTCAGTCCAGATGATATTCCAGGACCCGTTCGCGTCGCTCGACCCCAGGATGAGAGTAGGAAGCATCATTGCCGAGGGTATGCGAATTCACCGGCTGTGCACGAGAGCGCAGCGGGCTCGCTGTGTGGGGGCGCTGCTGGAGCAGGTGGGGTTGTCCCCAGATGCAGCGAACAAGTTCCCGCACGAGTTCTCCGGGGGGCAGCGTCAGCGCATCGGCATCGCCAGGGCGCTTGCCGTGGAGCCGAGGCTCATCGTTGCGGACGAGCCTGTCTCGGCGCTGGATGTCTCCGTGCAGGGCAAGGTTCTGAACCTGCTGATGCGGCTTAAATCGACCAGGCACTTGACGTTCGTCATCATCGCCCACGACCTGCGGATGGTCGGTCAGACTGCCGACACGGTCGCGGTCATGTATCTCGGCAGCATCCTTGAACTTGCACCCGCGCGGGACCTCTTCTCAGAACCACTGCACCCATACACAAAGCTGCTTCTCGCGTCGGTCCCAGTGATTCAACGAAGACCGCCCGTGGTTTCCGCTGCGGTAACGGCCAATGACAAGCCGCGCGTGGGTGGCTGCAAATTCCGCGAGCGCTGTGCTGAGGCGCTCCCCCTGTGCGAGACGGCCAAGCCGCAGCTCAAGGACGTTGGAGGCGGGCGTCTGGTAGCCTGCCACCTGTATTAG